A window from Gemmatimonadaceae bacterium encodes these proteins:
- a CDS encoding nitrous oxide reductase family maturation protein NosD, giving the protein MHTPRAAGLVLLLASAAPVVAQEGAVVRVGPGSRYARIGEAVAAAPHGARIVIGAATYREPMIVVRRPMTLVGEPGARLDGEGARTILLIEADDVTVEGLTFVNTGSSQVDERAGIRARNARACTIRGNRLEATAFAISLERTVGCRVSDNTIRGTGGGQMETGNGIHAWYSDSLTITGNAVSGHRDGIYFEFVTAGQIHRNVAERNARYGLHFMFSHDCTYDTNTFRANGNGVAVMYSHTVTMTANTFEKNIGSAAYGLLLKDIDESQVRGNRFLGNSVGLYLEDAGRNQVIGNRFAANGWGLKVLASAQGNVFSDNVFEGNAFDVGTNSRSNYSTFRGNYWDRYTGYDLDRDGIGDVPFAPVRLFALVVEQSPASLVLLRSMLVDLLDLAERALPAIAPDVRDEAPRTRAPQEAAR; this is encoded by the coding sequence GTGCACACCCCTCGGGCGGCCGGACTCGTCCTGCTCCTCGCCAGTGCCGCGCCCGTGGTCGCCCAGGAGGGCGCGGTGGTGCGCGTGGGCCCGGGCTCGCGCTACGCGCGCATCGGAGAGGCCGTTGCTGCCGCGCCGCACGGCGCCCGCATCGTCATCGGCGCGGCCACCTACCGCGAACCAATGATCGTGGTGCGTCGACCGATGACGCTCGTGGGTGAACCCGGCGCCCGCCTCGATGGCGAAGGCGCCCGAACCATTCTGCTCATCGAGGCCGACGACGTGACCGTCGAGGGTCTCACGTTCGTGAACACCGGCTCTTCGCAGGTCGATGAACGCGCCGGGATCCGCGCGCGCAATGCCAGGGCATGCACGATCCGCGGCAACCGCCTCGAGGCCACGGCCTTCGCGATCTCGCTCGAGCGCACGGTCGGCTGCCGGGTGTCCGACAACACGATCCGCGGCACGGGCGGCGGTCAGATGGAGACCGGCAACGGCATCCACGCCTGGTACAGCGACAGCCTCACGATCACCGGCAATGCCGTCAGCGGCCACCGCGACGGTATCTACTTCGAGTTTGTCACCGCGGGCCAGATCCACCGAAATGTCGCCGAGCGCAATGCGCGCTACGGGCTGCATTTCATGTTCTCCCACGACTGCACCTACGACACCAACACGTTCCGCGCCAACGGCAACGGGGTCGCCGTGATGTATTCGCACACGGTGACCATGACGGCCAACACCTTCGAGAAGAACATCGGGAGCGCCGCCTACGGGCTCCTCCTCAAGGACATCGACGAGTCACAGGTCCGGGGCAACCGCTTTCTCGGCAATTCGGTCGGACTCTACCTCGAGGATGCCGGTCGCAACCAGGTGATCGGCAATCGTTTCGCCGCGAACGGCTGGGGCCTCAAGGTGCTGGCCAGCGCCCAGGGCAACGTGTTCAGCGACAATGTTTTCGAGGGCAACGCCTTCGACGTGGGCACGAACAGCCGCTCCAACTACTCGACGTTCCGCGGCAACTACTGGGACCGCTACACGGGTTACGACCTGGATCGCGACGGCATCGGCGACGTCCCGTTCGCGCCGGTGCGCCTCTTCGCACTCGTCGTCGAGCAGAGCCCGGCCAGCCTCGTGCTGCTCCGCAGCATGCTGGTCGACCTTCTCGATCTCGCGGAGCGCGCCCTGCCGGCGATCGCGCCGGACGTGCGTGACGAAGCGCCCCGGACCCGCGCGCCGCAGGAGGCCGCGAGATGA
- a CDS encoding ABC transporter permease subunit, which yields MTMILRIGRYVLIDVLRNRWILAYLGFFLLATDLLLRLAGSGPRALVSLLNLVLLLVPLVTIVFGTIYWHGAREFNTLLLTQPVDRGRLFHGLFAGLVLPLSMAFVGGVTVPLLLHRAIGPEAVPLLVLMLVAGVALTAVFAAIAVLIGGLVEDRLRGLAAALGVWILLTVAYDAVVLWIAVAWRDAALEGPLLALTFLNPVDLARVLLVSRLDVAALLGYTGAVFTRAFGGATGVTLAVAGLAMWALVPGLLALRAFRRRDF from the coding sequence ATGACCATGATCCTGAGGATCGGCCGCTACGTGCTGATCGACGTGCTCCGCAATCGGTGGATCCTCGCGTACCTGGGCTTCTTTCTCCTCGCCACCGATCTGCTCCTCCGGCTCGCCGGCTCGGGTCCGCGCGCGCTGGTGAGCCTGCTCAATCTGGTGCTCCTCCTCGTACCGCTGGTCACGATCGTGTTCGGCACGATCTACTGGCACGGTGCCCGGGAGTTCAACACGCTGCTCCTGACGCAGCCGGTGGACCGCGGACGGCTCTTCCACGGGCTGTTCGCCGGGCTCGTCCTCCCGCTCTCCATGGCGTTCGTTGGCGGCGTGACGGTCCCGCTGCTGCTGCACCGCGCGATTGGCCCCGAGGCGGTGCCGTTGCTGGTGCTCATGCTCGTGGCCGGGGTCGCGCTGACCGCCGTGTTCGCGGCCATCGCGGTCCTCATCGGCGGCCTGGTCGAAGATCGCCTTCGAGGCCTTGCCGCTGCACTCGGCGTGTGGATCCTGCTCACCGTTGCTTACGACGCGGTCGTGCTCTGGATCGCGGTCGCGTGGCGTGATGCCGCGCTGGAAGGTCCGCTGCTCGCGCTGACCTTCCTCAACCCGGTTGACCTCGCGCGTGTGCTCCTCGTGTCGCGCCTCGATGTGGCTGCCCTGCTCGGTTACACCGGGGCGGTCTTCACCCGTGCCTTCGGCGGTGCCACTGGTGTGACACTCGCCGTCGCCGGCCTTGCGATGTGGGCGCTCGTCCCCGGGCTGCTGGCCCTGCGGGCGTTTCGACGTCGCGATTTCTGA
- a CDS encoding carbohydrate binding family 9 domain-containing protein encodes MVESFRLHLLLAACIAFAPLGTAAQVADTLPRPTLRAAFRSGDIRIDGRLDEADWERAEAAKDFVQNSPNPGAPGTHPTEARVLYDRAALYIGVRMSDPRPDSIAQQMARRDAVDIYSDWIRIGIDSYFDRRTSFIFAVSPRGIQRDEFRYNDNENDPLWDAVWESAAHIDSAGWSVEVRIPLSQLRFSVSNGATARWGIQFGRMFARNNEADLWSPMPPQQPGVVSRYGDLVGLDSLVSPRRLEVLPYVSSQVERAPGNRANPFYQATAADVRVGADVRYGLPAGLTLTATVTPDFGQVEVDPAVVNLSAFEVFFPERRPFFLEGVDIFRFGQSVTFNDNNPSNFFYTRRVGRAPRRSLATTGAAYSDVPSRSDIVAAAKVSGKTAGGLSVGALGALTREVQGRFTLPSGGIGKAPVEPRTGFLVTRLRQDFRQGNTVIGGVATAVRRSLDDPALASFFVRDAVVSGADFEHRWGRRTWALSGFLAGSRVAADAPVITALQRSPIRSFQRPDSRALRLDTTKTSLDGIFGTLSLARTAGEHWLGSLTYEHTSPGFEVNDLGFQTRADIRSLSSAVQFRETRPGAVFRNYQMQAFVTGAANADGNVVEKRLSVLANGLLNSFWGLNTWLFIQPEAWDDRLLRGGPLSRKPTEYQARVGTETDNRRVVVGSAAYEYNGNAAREWRHTVEAGVEIRPSSAARIQFRPQLVRQFDVDQYVTVVRDPASATYGSRWVFGDIDQSEFSLETRAEWTFSPMLTLQLWAQPFVASGRYRSFKEFRTPGRFDFDVYGRDRGTITRHTGANGDQVRVDPDGSGLAPAFSFGEQDFLVRSLRGNAVLRWEYRPGSTLFVVWQQQREGFRDVADLAASRDLSSAFRDPARNVFLVKVSYWLGR; translated from the coding sequence ATGGTCGAGTCTTTCCGCCTGCATCTCCTTCTTGCTGCCTGCATCGCGTTTGCCCCACTGGGCACGGCTGCGCAGGTGGCAGACACGCTACCGCGCCCCACGCTCCGGGCCGCCTTTCGTTCGGGCGACATCCGCATCGACGGTCGGCTCGACGAAGCGGACTGGGAGCGCGCCGAGGCGGCGAAGGACTTCGTGCAGAACTCGCCGAATCCGGGCGCACCGGGAACACACCCCACCGAGGCGCGCGTCCTGTACGACCGCGCGGCGCTCTACATCGGGGTCCGCATGTCCGACCCACGGCCGGACTCGATCGCACAGCAAATGGCGCGTCGCGATGCGGTCGACATCTACTCCGACTGGATCCGGATCGGCATCGACTCGTACTTCGATCGTCGTACGTCGTTCATCTTTGCGGTCTCGCCACGCGGGATCCAGCGCGATGAGTTCCGGTACAACGACAACGAGAACGATCCCCTCTGGGACGCGGTCTGGGAAAGCGCCGCGCACATCGACAGCGCGGGATGGAGTGTCGAGGTCCGCATCCCGCTGTCGCAGCTCCGGTTTTCGGTGTCGAACGGCGCGACGGCCCGCTGGGGCATCCAGTTCGGTCGCATGTTCGCGCGGAACAACGAGGCCGATCTCTGGTCACCGATGCCGCCGCAGCAGCCCGGTGTCGTTTCGCGCTACGGTGACCTCGTGGGGCTCGACTCCCTGGTGTCGCCGCGTCGGCTCGAGGTGCTTCCGTACGTCTCCTCGCAGGTCGAACGCGCTCCGGGCAACCGAGCGAACCCGTTCTACCAGGCCACCGCGGCCGATGTCCGCGTCGGCGCCGACGTGCGTTACGGCCTCCCGGCCGGGCTCACGCTCACGGCCACGGTCACTCCGGACTTCGGACAGGTCGAGGTGGATCCTGCCGTCGTGAACCTCTCCGCGTTCGAGGTCTTCTTCCCCGAACGGCGGCCGTTCTTCCTCGAGGGCGTCGACATCTTTCGCTTTGGCCAGAGCGTCACGTTCAACGACAACAACCCAAGCAACTTCTTCTACACTCGACGTGTAGGTCGAGCGCCGCGTCGATCGCTGGCGACGACGGGGGCGGCATATTCTGACGTGCCGTCGCGCTCGGACATCGTCGCGGCGGCCAAGGTCTCTGGCAAGACGGCGGGCGGCCTCTCGGTTGGCGCGCTGGGAGCGCTCACGCGCGAGGTGCAGGGACGGTTCACGCTGCCGAGTGGCGGCATCGGCAAGGCGCCGGTGGAACCACGCACGGGCTTCCTGGTCACGCGGCTGCGACAGGACTTCCGCCAGGGGAATACCGTCATTGGCGGTGTAGCGACCGCCGTCCGCCGCTCGCTCGACGATCCCGCGCTTGCCTCCTTCTTCGTGCGCGACGCGGTCGTCTCCGGTGCGGACTTCGAGCACCGGTGGGGGCGGCGCACGTGGGCTCTGAGCGGGTTCCTTGCGGGGAGCCGTGTGGCCGCTGACGCCCCGGTGATCACCGCGCTCCAGCGCTCTCCCATCCGGTCGTTCCAGCGTCCCGATTCACGCGCGCTGCGTCTGGACACCACGAAGACGTCTCTCGATGGCATCTTCGGGACGCTCTCGCTCGCGCGAACCGCCGGCGAGCACTGGCTGGGCTCCCTGACCTACGAGCACACCAGTCCCGGCTTCGAGGTCAACGACCTCGGGTTCCAGACCCGCGCCGATATCCGTTCCCTGTCTTCGGCCGTCCAGTTCCGGGAGACCAGGCCAGGTGCCGTGTTCCGCAACTACCAGATGCAGGCCTTCGTCACCGGAGCGGCCAACGCCGACGGCAATGTCGTCGAGAAGCGCCTCTCCGTGCTCGCCAACGGCCTGCTCAACTCCTTTTGGGGGCTGAATACCTGGCTCTTCATTCAGCCCGAAGCATGGGACGACCGGCTCCTGCGTGGCGGGCCCCTCTCGCGAAAGCCGACCGAGTACCAGGCGCGGGTCGGCACCGAGACGGACAACCGTCGCGTGGTGGTGGGCTCGGCGGCCTACGAGTACAACGGCAACGCCGCGCGGGAGTGGCGGCACACGGTGGAAGCCGGCGTCGAGATCCGGCCGTCCTCGGCCGCGCGCATCCAGTTCCGCCCACAGCTGGTGCGCCAGTTCGATGTGGATCAGTACGTGACCGTGGTGCGCGACCCCGCCTCGGCGACCTATGGATCGCGCTGGGTCTTTGGCGACATCGACCAGAGCGAGTTTTCGCTTGAAACGCGCGCCGAGTGGACGTTCAGTCCGATGCTGACCTTGCAGCTCTGGGCCCAACCCTTCGTGGCATCGGGTCGCTATCGGAGCTTCAAGGAGTTTCGGACGCCAGGTCGCTTCGACTTTGATGTGTACGGTCGGGATCGCGGCACCATCACGCGGCACACCGGCGCGAACGGCGATCAGGTGCGCGTCGATCCCGATGGCTCCGGGCTCGCACCCGCGTTCTCCTTTGGCGAGCAGGACTTCCTGGTGCGATCGCTGCGCGGCAACGCGGTGTTGCGGTGGGAGTACCGTCCGGGCTCCACGCTGTTCGTCGTGTGGCAACAGCAGCGCGAGGGTTTTCGCGATGTCGCCGACCTTGCTGCGTCACGCGATTTGTCGAGCGCCTTCCGCGATCCGGCGCGCAACGTGTTCCTCGTGAAGGTGAGCTACTGGCTGGGGCGATAG
- a CDS encoding dimethylargininase, producing the protein MSGWVALTRPVPQSIVDCQLTHISRTPIDVERARAQHAEYEDALRTCGCTVVQLPELRASPDSVFVEDVAIVLDDLAVLTRPGAPSRRDEVPPMAEALRPYRRLAALEAPATLDGGDVLVVDRTLWVGRTSRTNAEGISQLTRCVEGAGYVVRSIGVAGALHLKTAVTRVGPRHLLVNRDWVDASVFGGVSLIEVDPTEPFAANAMLIGDRVIHSTAFPRTHQRLRAAGIEVVTVDASELAKAEGGVTCCSLLVRGSEA; encoded by the coding sequence GTGTCTGGCTGGGTGGCGCTCACGCGGCCAGTGCCGCAGAGCATCGTCGACTGCCAACTGACGCACATCTCGCGCACGCCGATCGATGTGGAGCGTGCGCGGGCGCAACACGCGGAGTACGAGGACGCGCTGCGCACCTGCGGTTGTACGGTCGTGCAGCTCCCCGAACTGCGCGCGAGCCCGGACTCGGTGTTTGTCGAAGACGTCGCGATCGTGCTCGATGATCTGGCCGTCCTCACACGACCCGGCGCACCGTCAAGGCGCGACGAGGTGCCGCCGATGGCGGAGGCGTTGAGACCGTATCGACGGCTCGCCGCGCTCGAAGCACCTGCGACGCTCGATGGGGGTGATGTTCTGGTGGTCGACCGGACGCTCTGGGTCGGGCGCACGTCGCGAACCAACGCCGAGGGAATCTCCCAACTCACGCGCTGCGTGGAGGGCGCGGGCTATGTCGTGCGTTCAATCGGCGTGGCCGGCGCCTTGCACCTCAAGACGGCGGTGACGCGTGTTGGTCCCCGTCATCTGCTCGTGAATCGCGACTGGGTCGACGCCTCGGTATTCGGCGGTGTATCGCTCATCGAGGTCGACCCGACCGAACCGTTCGCCGCGAACGCGATGCTGATCGGTGACCGGGTGATTCACTCCACCGCGTTTCCACGCACGCATCAGCGGTTGCGTGCCGCCGGCATCGAGGTTGTCACGGTCGACGCCTCGGAACTCGCAAAAGCCGAGGGTGGTGTGACGTGCTGTTCGCTGCTCGTTCGCGGCAGCGAGGCGTAG
- a CDS encoding ABC transporter ATP-binding protein, with amino-acid sequence MIEARNLHKSFGRLSVLRGVDIDIPRGEVTAIIGPNASGKTTFNKMVLGLVRPDAGELRLDGRRIEGDAGYRARVGYMPQAARYPDNLTAANVFAMLTDLRGGRVERDDELIDTLALAPVLHAPMRHLSGGTRQRINAALAFLFSPDVLILDEPTAALDPVSSSTLKDKIRRVRDQGRTVLVTSHVLSEVEELADHVVFLLDGGVRFSGRPRALMAEAGEPTLERAAARLMRDHRPVMRVEAP; translated from the coding sequence ATGATCGAGGCCCGCAACCTGCACAAGTCGTTTGGCCGGCTGTCCGTGCTGCGCGGGGTCGACATCGACATTCCGCGCGGCGAGGTCACCGCGATCATCGGCCCCAACGCGTCCGGAAAGACCACGTTCAACAAGATGGTGCTCGGCCTCGTCCGGCCGGATGCCGGTGAACTGCGGCTCGACGGACGCCGCATCGAAGGCGACGCCGGATATCGGGCGCGCGTCGGCTACATGCCACAGGCGGCCCGCTACCCCGACAACCTGACCGCGGCGAACGTGTTCGCGATGCTGACCGATCTGCGCGGCGGACGCGTAGAGCGGGACGATGAACTGATCGACACCCTGGCGCTCGCGCCGGTGCTGCACGCGCCGATGCGCCACCTGTCGGGCGGGACGCGCCAGCGCATCAACGCGGCACTCGCGTTCCTGTTCTCGCCGGACGTACTGATCCTGGACGAACCCACCGCCGCGCTCGACCCGGTCTCCAGCTCAACACTCAAGGACAAGATCCGGCGCGTGCGCGACCAGGGCCGCACGGTCCTCGTGACTTCACATGTCCTGAGCGAGGTCGAGGAGCTGGCCGACCACGTCGTCTTCCTCCTCGACGGCGGCGTGCGCTTCAGCGGACGCCCGCGCGCGCTGATGGCCGAGGCCGGTGAACCGACGCTCGAACGCGCCGCCGCGCGGTTGATGCGCGACCACCGTCCCGTCATGCGCGTGGAGGCCCCATGA
- a CDS encoding branched-chain amino acid transaminase: MSQLTATEWIWRDGTFIRWADATIHVLSHSVQYGSAVFEGIRCYSTPKGPAIFRLQAHLERLLGSCRVYRMDPPYALDELVDACRALVRKNALDACYIRPMVIRGYGASSMVPFASPVEVFLPCWPWGAYLGASALEDGVDAQVSSWNRVAPNTIPTMAKIAGNYLSGMLVKMQALADGYAEGISLGPDGLLSEASGANLFLVKGGRIFTAPVDGTLLPGITRDTVLSLAGDVGVQVNVQDMPRESLYLADEVFFCGTAAEITPVRSVDKLPVGTGKPGPVTRALQERFRQTVTGEIPDAHGWLTHVND, translated from the coding sequence ATGTCCCAACTGACCGCAACCGAGTGGATCTGGCGCGATGGCACCTTCATCCGCTGGGCGGATGCCACGATTCACGTCCTGAGTCACTCCGTCCAGTACGGCTCCGCGGTGTTCGAGGGCATACGCTGCTACTCCACGCCGAAGGGCCCGGCGATCTTCCGGCTGCAGGCGCACCTCGAGCGGCTGCTCGGGAGCTGTAGGGTCTACCGCATGGACCCTCCCTATGCCCTGGACGAACTCGTGGACGCCTGTCGCGCGCTCGTGCGCAAGAACGCGCTCGACGCGTGCTACATCCGACCCATGGTCATCCGCGGATACGGCGCGTCGTCGATGGTGCCCTTCGCGTCGCCGGTCGAAGTCTTCCTGCCGTGCTGGCCATGGGGCGCCTACCTCGGCGCCAGTGCGCTCGAAGATGGTGTGGATGCGCAGGTGTCGTCGTGGAATCGCGTCGCGCCGAACACGATCCCCACGATGGCAAAGATCGCGGGCAACTACCTCTCGGGAATGCTCGTGAAGATGCAGGCGCTGGCCGACGGCTACGCCGAGGGGATCTCGCTCGGCCCCGACGGTCTGCTGTCCGAGGCGTCGGGCGCAAACCTCTTCCTGGTGAAGGGTGGTCGCATCTTCACCGCACCGGTCGACGGCACGCTCTTGCCGGGGATCACCCGCGACACGGTCCTCTCTCTCGCGGGCGACGTCGGGGTGCAGGTGAACGTGCAGGACATGCCGCGTGAGTCGCTCTACCTCGCCGACGAGGTCTTCTTCTGCGGTACGGCCGCCGAGATCACGCCGGTGCGCTCGGTGGACAAGCTGCCGGTGGGGACGGGGAAGCCGGGCCCCGTGACGCGCGCGTTGCAGGAGCGCTTCCGGCAGACGGTGACCGGCGAGATTCCTGACGCGCACGGCTGGCTCACGCACGTCAACGACTGA
- a CDS encoding glycosyltransferase family 4 protein — translation MKLLVLNCHEAWVHQLGVLNAELDIVIGLPGRYTSAWDTRMRPLPAGARTLTLEEAIASGQAYDCVINHNITDLLDTRAIAAPKLLVLHETLEGRMQQQAAEFDARDMRALLNTYLASVGGHAIAISRMKAKSWGVTHTVVHNSVDVDAYPPHIGDVDSGIRVANHVTSKRVFLAWDFHEAALADMPIRLVGHNPDMPGVSAADDWEHLKRMLASHRFLVHTADPRYEDGYNMAVLEAMAAGLPVVTNQHPSTIVEHGVTGFIATTPLDMREYARRLLDDADLAHSMGERAREFVQRSYSPGRFRVELARAIQEARKKWSRRAAKAGAGTGGRDRAP, via the coding sequence GTGAAGCTGCTCGTCCTGAACTGTCATGAGGCATGGGTGCACCAGCTGGGTGTACTCAACGCCGAGCTGGACATCGTCATCGGTCTTCCCGGCCGCTACACCTCGGCGTGGGACACACGCATGCGCCCGCTGCCGGCTGGCGCCCGCACACTGACGCTCGAGGAAGCCATCGCCTCAGGTCAGGCGTACGACTGCGTCATCAATCACAACATCACGGATCTGCTCGACACGCGCGCCATTGCGGCACCCAAGCTTCTGGTGCTGCATGAGACGCTCGAGGGTCGCATGCAGCAGCAGGCCGCCGAGTTCGATGCCCGCGACATGCGCGCGCTGCTCAACACCTACCTCGCGTCGGTGGGTGGCCACGCCATCGCCATCTCGCGCATGAAGGCCAAGAGCTGGGGCGTCACGCACACCGTCGTGCACAACTCCGTCGACGTGGATGCGTACCCGCCGCACATCGGCGACGTGGACTCCGGCATTCGCGTGGCCAACCACGTCACGTCCAAGCGCGTGTTTCTCGCCTGGGACTTCCACGAGGCGGCCCTCGCCGACATGCCGATCCGGCTTGTTGGCCACAATCCGGACATGCCGGGCGTGAGCGCCGCGGACGACTGGGAGCACCTCAAGCGGATGCTGGCGTCACATCGGTTTCTCGTCCACACGGCCGACCCGCGCTACGAAGACGGCTACAACATGGCCGTGCTCGAGGCCATGGCCGCCGGGCTGCCGGTGGTGACCAACCAGCACCCGAGCACGATCGTGGAGCACGGAGTCACCGGTTTCATCGCCACCACGCCCCTCGACATGCGCGAATACGCGCGTCGCCTGCTGGATGACGCGGACCTCGCCCACTCGATGGGAGAACGCGCCCGAGAGTTCGTCCAACGGAGCTATTCGCCGGGACGCTTCCGCGTGGAACTCGCCCGGGCAATCCAGGAGGCCCGAAAGAAGTGGTCGCGCCGGGCCGCCAAGGCCGGCGCAGGCACCGGCGGGCGCGACCGCGCGCCGTAG
- the nosZ gene encoding Sec-dependent nitrous-oxide reductase, with the protein MTSSRRTRWHACALAGLLVAAAACGPARPNTSMAGASDAANRVYVAPGAKDEFYAFMSGGFSGQVSVYGLPSGRLLKVIPVFAQNPENGYGYNVETKALLNSSFGNIPWDDTHHPSLSQTDGAHDGRWLFINANNTPRFARIDLATFETVETIEVPNTGGNHGAPFVTENSEYLIGATRFSVPIPQADVAISDRASKFKGTISFVKANEAGKMDIAFQLLVPGIDYDLGRPGKGPSHGWAFFTSYNTEQAFTKLEVNASKNDYDYIAAVNWKALEACAAGGKARSWPARYAHNVMSHTTHQATTEFKTAVNVIDPKDCAGSIYYLPTPKSPHGVDIDPTGEYIVGGGKLATVIPVHSFSKMMKAIEEKAFEKDVEGIPVLAYAKVMAGEVQNPGLGPLHNEFDDKGCAYTSVFISSEIVKWCFSDFKVVDRVPTYYSIGHLMVPGGDTKKPYGKYVVAMNKITKDRYLGTGPELTQAGQLYDISGAKMKLLLDFPLIGEPHYAQAIDANLLKDKETKFFTLADNAHPWATKREQDAGISRQGKTVHVKMTAIRSHFAPDNIEGVQVGDTVLFHVTNLEQDWDVPHGFAAMGNWSDAELLVMPGQTRTLTWIPKYPGVYPFYCTDFCSALHQEMMGYVRVSPAGRAVALQANVPRPAAAPPAAGKR; encoded by the coding sequence ATGACATCGTCACGCCGAACCAGGTGGCATGCCTGCGCGCTGGCGGGGCTGCTCGTCGCCGCGGCTGCCTGCGGGCCCGCGCGACCCAACACTTCCATGGCCGGCGCGAGCGACGCCGCGAACCGCGTCTACGTCGCCCCGGGCGCGAAGGACGAGTTCTACGCCTTCATGTCCGGCGGCTTCTCCGGGCAGGTGAGCGTGTACGGCCTGCCCTCAGGTCGCCTGCTCAAGGTCATCCCCGTGTTCGCCCAGAACCCGGAGAACGGCTACGGCTACAACGTGGAGACCAAGGCGCTGCTGAACTCGTCGTTCGGCAACATTCCGTGGGACGATACGCACCACCCGTCGCTGTCGCAGACCGACGGCGCACATGACGGCCGCTGGCTGTTCATCAATGCGAACAACACGCCGCGCTTTGCCCGCATCGATCTCGCGACCTTCGAGACGGTCGAGACGATCGAGGTGCCGAACACCGGCGGCAACCATGGCGCGCCGTTCGTGACCGAGAACAGCGAATACCTCATCGGCGCGACGCGATTCTCGGTCCCGATTCCGCAGGCGGACGTCGCCATCAGCGACCGCGCCTCGAAGTTCAAGGGTACGATCTCCTTCGTGAAGGCGAATGAGGCGGGCAAGATGGACATCGCGTTCCAGCTGCTCGTCCCCGGCATCGACTACGATCTCGGTCGCCCCGGCAAGGGCCCATCGCACGGCTGGGCGTTCTTCACTTCGTACAACACCGAGCAGGCCTTCACCAAGCTCGAGGTGAACGCGTCGAAGAACGACTACGACTACATCGCCGCCGTGAACTGGAAGGCGCTGGAAGCGTGCGCGGCGGGTGGCAAGGCCAGGTCCTGGCCGGCGCGGTATGCGCACAACGTGATGAGCCACACGACGCACCAGGCGACCACCGAGTTCAAGACCGCGGTGAACGTGATCGACCCGAAGGACTGCGCGGGCAGCATCTACTACCTGCCGACGCCCAAGTCCCCGCACGGCGTGGACATCGATCCGACCGGTGAATACATCGTCGGCGGCGGCAAGCTGGCCACGGTGATCCCGGTCCACTCGTTCTCGAAGATGATGAAGGCCATCGAGGAGAAGGCCTTCGAGAAGGACGTGGAGGGCATCCCGGTGCTCGCCTACGCCAAGGTCATGGCCGGCGAGGTCCAGAACCCCGGGCTCGGCCCCCTGCATAACGAGTTCGACGACAAGGGCTGCGCCTACACCTCGGTCTTCATCTCGTCGGAGATCGTGAAGTGGTGCTTCAGCGACTTCAAGGTCGTCGATCGCGTCCCGACGTACTACTCGATCGGTCACCTCATGGTGCCTGGCGGCGACACAAAGAAGCCCTACGGCAAGTACGTGGTCGCCATGAACAAGATCACCAAGGATCGTTACCTCGGCACGGGTCCCGAACTGACCCAGGCCGGGCAGCTGTACGACATCAGCGGCGCCAAGATGAAGCTCCTGCTCGACTTCCCGCTGATCGGCGAGCCGCACTACGCGCAGGCGATCGACGCGAACCTGCTGAAGGACAAGGAGACCAAGTTCTTCACGCTGGCCGACAACGCGCACCCGTGGGCCACGAAGCGTGAACAGGACGCCGGGATCTCGCGCCAGGGCAAGACCGTGCACGTGAAAATGACCGCGATCCGCTCGCACTTCGCGCCGGACAACATCGAAGGCGTCCAGGTTGGTGATACGGTGCTCTTCCACGTCACGAACCTCGAACAGGACTGGGACGTGCCCCACGGCTTCGCGGCCATGGGCAACTGGAGCGACGCCGAGCTGCTGGTGATGCCCGGCCAGACCAGAACGTTGACGTGGATCCCGAAGTATCCGGGCGTCTACCCCTTCTACTGCACCGATTTCTGCAGTGCGCTGCACCAGGAGATGATGGGCTACGTCCGGGTCTCACCAGCCGGACGCGCGGTCGCCCTCCAGGCGAACGTGCCACGTCCCGCGGCGGCTCCACCCGCTGCCGGAAAACGCTAG